From the genome of Dickeya aquatica, one region includes:
- the ttdB gene encoding L(+)-tartrate dehydratase subunit beta: MMKKILTTPIKDEDLADLNIGDVVYLTGTLVTCRDVAHRRLIELGRELPVDLKGGAILHAGPIVVEKEDGSFDMISIGPTTSMRMEKFEKEFIEQTGVKLIVGKGGMGPNTEAGCQQFKAVHAVFPGGCAVLAATCVEEIEDAQWRDLGMPETLWVNRVKVFGPLIISIDTHGNNLFEQNKATYNERKVPIIADINEQIRFIK, translated from the coding sequence ATTATGAAAAAAATCCTGACCACGCCCATCAAAGATGAAGATTTGGCGGATCTGAACATTGGCGATGTGGTGTACCTGACGGGCACCTTAGTCACCTGCCGCGATGTGGCGCATCGCCGCCTGATTGAACTGGGACGTGAACTGCCGGTCGATCTCAAAGGCGGTGCCATCCTGCACGCAGGCCCGATTGTGGTGGAAAAAGAAGACGGCAGCTTCGACATGATTTCCATCGGCCCGACCACCAGTATGCGCATGGAGAAATTCGAAAAAGAGTTTATCGAACAGACCGGCGTGAAGCTGATTGTCGGCAAAGGCGGCATGGGGCCAAACACCGAAGCCGGTTGCCAGCAATTCAAGGCGGTACACGCGGTGTTCCCCGGCGGCTGTGCGGTGCTGGCGGCCACCTGTGTCGAGGAAATCGAAGATGCCCAGTGGCGCGATCTGGGTATGCCGGAAACGCTGTGGGTTAACCGGGTGAAGGTCTTCGGCCCGTTAATCATCTCTATCGACACCCACGGCAACAACCTGTTTGAGCAAAATAAGGCGACCTATAACGAGCGTAAAGTGCCGATCATCGCCGACATCAACGAACAGATCCGCTTTATCAAATAA
- the ttdA gene encoding L(+)-tartrate dehydratase subunit alpha, with protein sequence MTRFTGYVGKRLPTDVIKKLDELRAKEDSPLAKVVYDSMFENQKQADKLDRPCCQDTGVIQYFITVGARFPFLGDLEHVLQQATLEATKKSPLRHNAVETFIEKNTGTNTGSRIPWLDWEIIPDDDHCTIEVYMAGGGCSLPGAAKVLMPGQGYEGVNQFVFDVITSYGVNACPPLLVGVGVSTSVETAARLSKKAILRPVDSSHPNADAAKMEKLLEDGLNQVGIGPQGLGGASSVMGVNIESSARHPSTIGVAVSTGCWAHRRGAIRFSADLSYEILSHEGAVL encoded by the coding sequence ATGACCCGCTTTACCGGCTATGTCGGTAAACGGCTCCCGACCGATGTCATCAAAAAGCTCGACGAGCTGCGCGCGAAAGAAGACAGCCCGCTGGCGAAAGTGGTCTACGACTCGATGTTCGAAAACCAGAAACAGGCAGACAAGCTTGACCGCCCCTGCTGCCAGGACACCGGCGTTATTCAATATTTTATTACGGTTGGCGCGCGCTTCCCGTTCCTCGGTGATTTGGAACATGTGTTACAGCAGGCGACGCTGGAAGCCACTAAAAAATCGCCGCTGCGCCACAATGCGGTAGAAACCTTTATCGAGAAAAATACCGGCACCAACACCGGCTCACGCATTCCGTGGCTGGACTGGGAAATTATCCCTGACGACGACCACTGCACCATTGAAGTGTATATGGCCGGTGGCGGCTGCTCACTGCCGGGTGCCGCCAAAGTGCTGATGCCGGGCCAGGGCTACGAAGGCGTTAACCAGTTTGTCTTTGATGTGATTACCTCTTACGGCGTGAACGCCTGCCCGCCGCTGCTGGTCGGCGTGGGCGTGTCCACCTCGGTGGAAACCGCCGCCCGCCTGTCGAAAAAGGCCATTCTGCGCCCGGTTGACTCCTCACACCCGAACGCCGATGCCGCCAAAATGGAAAAACTGCTGGAAGACGGCCTGAATCAGGTCGGTATTGGGCCGCAGGGTCTTGGTGGTGCGTCATCCGTCATGGGGGTCAACATTGAGTCTTCCGCACGCCACCCGTCCACCATCGGCGTTGCCGTTTCTACCGGTTGCTGGGCTCACCGTCGCGGCGCTATCCGTTTCAGTGCCGATTTATCCTATGAAATCCTGTCTCACGAAGGTGCCGTATTATGA
- a CDS encoding fumarylacetoacetate hydrolase family protein, which produces MKLASFINPQSGAKTFGMVNGNGLIDLGRRLSGRFSDLGSLLRADGLTGLPQHSGADFFLDEVTYLPVIERPSKILCVGMNYMEKRIEFEQTTDAPTLFIRFADTLSGHQQPLLKPHSTNEFDYEGELAVIIGKHADNVSRETALSVVAGYSCFMDGSVRDMQYTWFTSGKNWRHTGGFGPWMVTADEIGDPQQLAISTYLNGNQVQNDHTGNMVRSVAELIEYISRFTPLSPGDVIITGSPGGVGKKRTPPLFMREGDVVEVEISGIGRLVNRIATSQPASSSQAHRPEPCAV; this is translated from the coding sequence ATGAAACTGGCGAGTTTTATCAACCCGCAAAGCGGTGCGAAAACCTTCGGCATGGTAAACGGTAACGGGCTTATCGACCTGGGCCGCCGTCTGTCCGGGCGCTTTAGCGATCTGGGCTCCTTGCTGCGGGCCGATGGGCTGACCGGCCTGCCTCAACACAGCGGGGCCGATTTTTTCCTCGATGAAGTGACCTATCTGCCGGTCATTGAACGGCCGTCAAAAATCCTGTGCGTCGGCATGAATTACATGGAAAAACGCATCGAATTTGAACAAACCACTGATGCGCCGACGCTGTTTATCCGCTTTGCCGACACCCTGAGCGGCCATCAGCAACCGCTGCTAAAACCGCACTCCACCAACGAATTTGACTACGAAGGCGAACTGGCGGTGATCATCGGCAAACACGCTGACAACGTTAGCCGCGAAACGGCATTATCGGTGGTGGCAGGTTACAGTTGCTTTATGGACGGCTCGGTACGCGACATGCAGTACACCTGGTTCACTTCCGGTAAAAACTGGCGTCACACCGGTGGCTTTGGCCCCTGGATGGTCACGGCCGATGAGATAGGCGACCCGCAACAACTGGCCATCAGCACCTACCTGAACGGCAACCAGGTACAAAATGACCACACCGGCAACATGGTGCGATCCGTGGCGGAATTAATTGAGTACATTTCCCGGTTTACCCCGCTGTCGCCCGGCGATGTGATTATCACCGGCTCACCGGGTGGGGTAGGTAAAAAGCGCACGCCGCCGCTGTTTATGCGCGAAGGCGATGTGGTGGAAGTGGAAATCAGCGGCATTGGCCGGCTGGTGAACCGTATCGCCACCTCGCAGCCTGCCAGCAGCAGCCAGGCACACCGCCCGGAACCTTGCGCCGTCTGA
- a CDS encoding MFS transporter, translating to MKKDIERETLKKITWRIVPFVMFAYFIAFFDRINIGFAALTMNQDLGFSSTVFGIGAGMFFIGYFFTDVPSNIILQKVGPRIWLARIMISWGIVAACMISVKTVTGFYILRFFLGVAEAGFFSGIILYLSTWFPSKRRAQVIAFFMAAAPISSMLGSPLAGTILSFHGIMGLTGWQFMFLMDSAAAILLGIFTFFYLNDKPEKNTWLNQEQTQWLTTTLQEEKAARSSETKTSALKGLTDIRVLTLALVYFGTSAGLYSLNIWSPQFIKSFGLTTLQIGFINAIPAAIAVVTMIFWARHSDATRERTWHVVSACVLASLGFVLAGSVHSLGLAMLALVLASIGIYSCKPPLWSIPSLFLSGPAAAAGLAAINSIGNLGGFFGPAVIGWLKEKTGDFSLALYAIAGLLLLSALLTLLIEVNRKRKVMKTSLA from the coding sequence ATGAAAAAAGACATTGAGCGAGAAACTCTCAAAAAAATAACCTGGCGAATAGTGCCTTTTGTGATGTTCGCATATTTTATCGCTTTCTTTGATCGCATTAATATTGGCTTTGCCGCACTCACCATGAATCAGGATCTGGGCTTTTCCTCTACCGTATTTGGAATTGGCGCAGGCATGTTTTTTATTGGTTATTTTTTTACTGATGTTCCCTCGAATATTATTCTGCAAAAAGTTGGCCCGCGTATCTGGCTGGCACGCATCATGATAAGCTGGGGCATTGTCGCGGCTTGCATGATATCAGTCAAAACCGTGACCGGCTTTTATATTCTGCGCTTTTTCCTTGGCGTGGCTGAGGCCGGGTTCTTCTCTGGCATCATTCTTTATCTCAGCACCTGGTTCCCTTCCAAACGCCGTGCGCAGGTCATCGCCTTTTTCATGGCCGCAGCGCCTATTTCTTCCATGCTGGGCTCACCGCTGGCGGGCACTATTCTCAGCTTCCATGGAATAATGGGACTAACCGGCTGGCAGTTCATGTTTTTAATGGATTCCGCTGCGGCGATTTTACTGGGTATTTTCACTTTCTTTTATCTGAATGATAAACCGGAAAAAAACACCTGGTTAAATCAGGAACAAACACAATGGCTGACCACCACGCTGCAAGAAGAAAAAGCGGCCAGAAGCAGTGAAACCAAAACCAGCGCACTGAAAGGGTTGACGGATATTCGCGTATTAACCTTAGCACTGGTTTATTTCGGCACTTCCGCTGGGTTGTATTCATTAAATATCTGGTCACCGCAATTTATTAAATCTTTCGGTTTAACCACGCTGCAAATTGGCTTTATTAATGCGATTCCGGCAGCGATTGCTGTTGTCACCATGATTTTCTGGGCCCGCCATTCAGATGCCACCCGTGAGCGCACCTGGCATGTGGTCAGCGCCTGTGTGCTGGCAAGCCTCGGCTTCGTGCTGGCCGGTTCGGTGCATTCACTGGGCCTTGCCATGCTGGCGCTGGTGCTGGCGAGCATCGGTATCTACTCCTGCAAACCGCCGTTGTGGAGCATCCCGTCACTGTTTTTATCCGGCCCGGCAGCGGCCGCTGGCCTGGCTGCGATTAACTCTATCGGCAATTTGGGCGGCTTTTTCGGCCCGGCCGTCATCGGCTGGCTAAAAGAGAAAACCGGTGATTTCTCGCTCGCACTCTACGCCATTGCCGGTTTGCTGCTGCTCTCGGCACTGCTGACGCTGCTGATTGAAGTCAACCGCAAACGTAAGGTCATGAAAACGTCGCTGGCCTGA
- the livF gene encoding high-affinity branched-chain amino acid ABC transporter ATP-binding protein LivF: protein MLSLNQVSAHYGKIQALHQVSLHINQGEIVTLIGANGAGKTTLLGTLCGEPRASEGSIVFDGKDITDWQTARIMREAIAIVPEGRRVFSRMTVEENLAMGGFFASREQYQERIARVYDLFPRLHERRAQRAGTMSGGEQQMLAIGRALMSQPRLLLLDEPSLGLAPIIILQIFDTIAQLREEGMTIFLVEQNANQALRLADRGYVLENGHVVLEDTGDALLANEAVRSAYLGG from the coding sequence ATGTTGTCATTGAATCAGGTTTCTGCCCATTACGGCAAAATTCAGGCGCTGCATCAGGTCAGTCTGCACATTAATCAGGGTGAAATCGTGACGCTGATTGGTGCCAACGGCGCGGGTAAAACCACGCTGCTCGGCACGCTGTGCGGCGAGCCGCGCGCTTCTGAAGGGTCAATTGTTTTTGACGGCAAAGACATCACCGACTGGCAAACAGCACGCATTATGCGTGAGGCGATTGCCATCGTGCCGGAAGGCCGTCGCGTGTTTTCCCGCATGACGGTGGAAGAGAATCTGGCGATGGGCGGCTTTTTTGCCAGCCGTGAGCAGTATCAGGAGCGTATTGCGCGCGTCTACGACCTGTTCCCGCGTTTGCATGAACGCCGCGCCCAGCGCGCGGGCACCATGTCCGGCGGTGAACAGCAGATGCTGGCCATCGGCCGGGCGTTGATGAGCCAGCCGCGTTTGCTGTTGCTGGACGAACCTTCGCTGGGGCTGGCACCGATCATTATTTTGCAGATTTTTGACACCATTGCGCAGTTGCGCGAAGAGGGCATGACCATCTTTCTGGTGGAGCAGAACGCGAATCAGGCCTTGCGCCTGGCCGATCGCGGTTACGTGCTGGAGAACGGTCATGTGGTGCTGGAAGATACCGGAGACGCTTTGTTAGCTAACGAAGCCGTGCGTTCTGCCTATCTTGGTGGTTAA
- a CDS encoding LysR family transcriptional regulator has translation MELNQLRCFIAVAETLHFGHAAQRLDMLPSALGRHIRLLEEGLGTRLFIRSTRNVALTPDGQTLLEEGRVLLASADALAARFRSQGRLNASTLRLGAIDSAAIGLVPHLLPIFRQVHPEIDVQIYEDKSSRLLPRLKSGRLDLIFIRPPPQCDPWMTMRFLLYENVVLAIARHHELASRQDVSIHELAALPLIVPERRSRPHSHDLTMNLFVEAGLKPYVVQKADEKQTIINMVAAEVGGAIMPRWVSRMSVPNVRFIPIRRQNDSSCNGLPLAAAWMSQGRDSARDAMLAILERELPQIARQF, from the coding sequence ATGGAGCTTAACCAACTGCGCTGTTTTATTGCTGTGGCGGAAACCCTGCATTTCGGCCATGCCGCCCAGCGGCTGGACATGCTGCCTTCCGCGCTCGGGCGGCACATTCGCCTGCTGGAAGAGGGGCTGGGGACACGGCTGTTTATTCGCTCCACCCGCAATGTGGCGCTCACGCCGGATGGACAAACGCTGCTGGAAGAAGGCCGGGTGTTGCTGGCGAGCGCCGATGCGCTGGCGGCACGCTTTCGCAGCCAGGGGCGGCTGAATGCCAGCACCCTGCGGCTGGGGGCGATTGACAGTGCGGCTATCGGCCTGGTGCCGCATTTGCTGCCTATTTTTCGTCAGGTACACCCGGAAATTGATGTACAGATTTATGAGGATAAAAGCTCTCGTCTGTTACCGAGGCTGAAATCGGGTCGGCTGGATTTGATTTTTATTCGCCCGCCACCGCAGTGCGATCCGTGGATGACGATGCGATTTCTGTTGTACGAAAACGTGGTGCTGGCGATTGCCCGGCATCATGAGCTGGCGAGTCGTCAGGACGTGAGTATTCACGAACTGGCCGCTTTGCCGCTGATTGTGCCTGAACGGCGCTCACGCCCGCACAGCCATGATCTGACGATGAATTTGTTTGTTGAGGCGGGCCTGAAACCTTACGTTGTGCAAAAAGCCGATGAGAAACAGACCATTATTAATATGGTGGCAGCTGAGGTAGGTGGGGCGATCATGCCGCGCTGGGTGTCGCGTATGTCGGTGCCGAATGTGCGTTTTATTCCTATTCGTCGCCAGAATGACTCTTCCTGCAATGGGTTGCCGCTGGCAGCGGCCTGGATGAGTCAGGGACGGGATAGCGCACGCGATGCGATGCTGGCGATTCTGGAGCGGGAACTGCCACAGATAGCGCGCCAGTTCTGA
- a CDS encoding high-affinity branched-chain amino acid ABC transporter permease LivM has protein sequence MKLHTLVNAVVSALVLLVLATFLMGMQLSLDGTRLVVHGAEKVRWMWIIAACVLVFFFQLLRPMLARGAKKLSGPGFVLPGFDGSTPRQKWLALALIAVAIIWPFVVSRGTVDIATLTMIYIMLGLGLNVVVGLSGLLVLGYGGFYAIGAYTYALLSHYYGLGFWQCLPLAGLTAALSGFLLGFPVLRLRGDYLAIVTLGFGEIVRILLLNNTSFTGGPNGISQIPKPTFFGLEFNRAPREGGWDTFHHFFGLSYDPSDRIIFLYMVALLLVLLTLFVINRLLRMPLGRAWEALREDEIACRSLGLSPTKIKLTAFTISAAFAGFAGTLFAARQGFVSPESFTFVESAFVLAIVVLGGMGSQFAVILAAILLVVSRELMRDLNEYSMLVLGALMVLMMIWRPQGLLPMQRPQMKLQIKKKEEQA, from the coding sequence ATGAAACTGCATACGCTGGTTAATGCCGTTGTATCCGCGCTGGTGCTGCTGGTGCTGGCGACATTCCTGATGGGGATGCAACTGAGTCTGGACGGCACTCGTCTGGTGGTGCACGGCGCGGAGAAAGTGCGCTGGATGTGGATTATCGCCGCTTGCGTGCTGGTGTTTTTCTTTCAACTGCTGCGCCCGATGCTTGCCCGTGGTGCGAAGAAACTCTCTGGCCCCGGTTTTGTTCTGCCAGGATTTGATGGCAGCACACCTCGTCAGAAGTGGCTGGCGCTGGCGTTGATTGCCGTTGCGATTATCTGGCCGTTCGTGGTGTCGCGCGGCACGGTAGATATCGCCACGCTGACCATGATTTATATCATGCTGGGCCTTGGCCTGAACGTGGTGGTGGGGCTGTCTGGCTTGCTGGTGCTGGGCTACGGCGGTTTTTACGCCATTGGTGCGTACACCTATGCGCTGCTCAGCCACTATTACGGGCTGGGTTTCTGGCAGTGCCTGCCGCTGGCGGGGCTGACGGCGGCGCTGTCCGGCTTCCTGCTCGGGTTCCCGGTACTGCGCTTGCGCGGTGACTATCTGGCGATTGTAACGCTGGGTTTTGGCGAAATTGTGCGTATTTTGCTGCTCAATAACACCAGTTTTACCGGCGGCCCGAACGGTATCAGCCAGATCCCGAAACCGACCTTTTTTGGCCTGGAATTTAACCGTGCGCCGCGCGAAGGCGGTTGGGACACGTTCCATCACTTCTTTGGCCTGAGCTATGACCCCAGCGACCGCATTATTTTCCTCTACATGGTGGCGCTGCTGCTGGTGCTGTTGACGCTGTTTGTGATTAACCGTCTGCTGCGTATGCCGCTCGGCCGCGCCTGGGAAGCGCTGCGTGAAGATGAAATCGCCTGTCGTTCGCTCGGCCTGAGCCCGACCAAAATCAAGCTGACGGCCTTTACCATCAGCGCGGCGTTTGCCGGGTTTGCCGGTACGCTGTTTGCCGCCCGTCAGGGGTTTGTCAGCCCGGAATCCTTCACCTTCGTCGAATCGGCATTTGTGCTGGCGATTGTGGTGCTGGGCGGGATGGGCTCGCAGTTTGCGGTGATCCTGGCGGCCATCCTGCTGGTAGTGTCACGCGAGCTGATGCGTGATCTGAACGAATACAGCATGCTGGTGCTGGGTGCCCTGATGGTGCTGATGATGATCTGGCGGCCACAAGGGTTACTCCCGATGCAGCGCCCGCAGATGAAGCTACAGATTAAGAAGAAGGAAGAGCAGGCATGA
- the livG gene encoding high-affinity branched-chain amino acid ABC transporter ATP-binding protein LivG: protein MSQPLLSVRGLMMRFGGLLAVNNVELDLHQGEIVSLIGPNGAGKTTVFNCLTGFYRPTGGTIVLRDQHLEGLPGQQIARMGVVRTFQHVRLFREMTVIENLLVAQHQHLKSGVFAGLLKTPAFRRAEADAQQRAAVWLERVGLLELANRQAGNLAYGQQRRLEIARCMVTRPELLMLDEPAAGLNPKETDELNALILDLRDNHRVSVLLIEHDMKLVMGISDRIYVVNQGTPLANGTPAEIRNNPDVIRAYLGEG, encoded by the coding sequence ATGAGTCAGCCATTATTGTCAGTCCGGGGCCTGATGATGCGCTTTGGCGGCCTGCTGGCGGTGAATAACGTTGAGCTGGATTTGCATCAGGGGGAAATCGTCTCGCTGATAGGCCCGAACGGTGCCGGTAAAACCACGGTATTTAACTGCCTGACCGGCTTTTATCGCCCGACCGGTGGCACCATTGTGCTGCGCGACCAGCATCTGGAAGGCTTGCCGGGGCAGCAGATTGCCCGTATGGGTGTGGTGCGTACCTTCCAGCATGTGCGCCTGTTCCGTGAAATGACGGTGATTGAGAACCTGCTGGTGGCGCAACATCAGCACCTGAAAAGCGGAGTCTTTGCCGGTTTGCTCAAAACACCGGCGTTTCGTCGTGCCGAGGCGGATGCGCAACAACGCGCCGCCGTCTGGCTGGAGCGCGTCGGGTTGCTGGAACTGGCCAACCGTCAGGCCGGTAATCTGGCCTATGGCCAGCAGCGCCGTCTGGAAATTGCCCGCTGCATGGTGACGCGCCCGGAATTGCTGATGCTCGATGAGCCGGCTGCCGGGCTGAACCCGAAAGAAACCGATGAGCTCAATGCATTGATCCTCGATTTGCGCGACAACCATCGGGTGTCAGTGCTGCTGATTGAGCATGATATGAAGCTGGTGATGGGGATCTCTGATCGTATCTATGTGGTCAATCAGGGTACGCCGCTGGCGAACGGCACTCCGGCTGAAATTCGCAACAACCCGGATGTTATCCGCGCATATCTGGGTGAAGGATAA
- a CDS encoding aminotransferase-like domain-containing protein, producing MSTNGLLAQRMARLKSSAIRELLKHSKMDGVISLAGGIPSDVLFDFQGLNEATQRAITEQPKSAFQYGLTEGSPLLRERIAELCALRGVDTQAQDIVVTAGSQQALDLVMRATANPQDIFVVERPTYLAALQTLELAEAQVMSVSSDEDGMVVDELAALLETTRIKGVYLVPNFGNPSGVTLSEARRRQLVALAARHDFLIVEDDPYGELRFTEARHATLYQLAKEAGQADRVVYTSSFSKILAPGLRLGWAILPEWLVHKVAIIKQAADLHASSLSQTIVEYYLETGRLPAQIDKIRQAYRRKGELLSELVAHELGDVMSFNQPKGGMFLWARFRQPFDTTAWLEKTLAQGVVFVPGEFFFADTPDRSTLRLSFATATEAQMHEAVARLRRAL from the coding sequence ATGTCAACGAATGGGTTACTGGCGCAGCGTATGGCGCGCCTGAAAAGCTCCGCGATTCGTGAATTGCTAAAACACAGCAAAATGGACGGCGTGATTTCGTTGGCGGGCGGCATTCCTTCTGACGTGTTATTTGATTTCCAGGGACTCAATGAAGCGACCCAGCGGGCGATCACCGAACAGCCGAAATCGGCGTTTCAGTATGGCCTGACTGAAGGCAGCCCGTTGCTGCGTGAGCGTATCGCTGAGCTGTGTGCGCTGCGTGGCGTTGACACGCAGGCGCAGGACATTGTGGTGACGGCGGGTTCCCAGCAGGCGCTGGATCTGGTGATGCGCGCCACCGCCAACCCGCAGGATATCTTTGTGGTGGAGCGCCCGACCTATCTGGCGGCACTGCAAACGCTGGAGCTGGCGGAAGCGCAGGTGATGTCGGTATCGTCCGATGAAGACGGCATGGTGGTCGATGAGCTGGCTGCACTGCTGGAAACCACCCGTATCAAGGGCGTTTATCTGGTGCCGAATTTCGGCAACCCGAGCGGCGTCACCCTGAGCGAAGCGCGTCGTCGTCAACTGGTGGCGCTGGCTGCCCGTCACGACTTCCTGATTGTGGAAGATGATCCCTACGGTGAGCTGCGTTTTACCGAAGCGCGCCATGCCACCCTTTATCAACTGGCTAAAGAGGCCGGGCAGGCCGACCGCGTGGTCTATACCTCATCGTTTTCTAAAATTCTGGCACCGGGACTGCGTCTGGGCTGGGCGATTTTGCCTGAGTGGCTGGTACATAAAGTGGCCATTATTAAGCAGGCGGCCGATCTTCACGCCAGTTCGCTGTCTCAGACTATCGTTGAATACTATCTGGAAACCGGGCGCTTACCGGCGCAGATTGACAAAATTCGTCAGGCGTATCGCCGCAAAGGCGAGCTGTTGTCGGAACTGGTGGCGCATGAGCTGGGCGATGTGATGAGCTTTAACCAGCCGAAAGGCGGCATGTTCCTGTGGGCGCGTTTCCGCCAACCGTTCGATACCACCGCCTGGCTGGAAAAAACGCTGGCGCAGGGCGTGGTGTTCGTGCCCGGCGAGTTTTTCTTCGCCGATACGCCGGATCGCTCAACGCTGCGCCTGTCGTTTGCGACCGCCACCGAAGCGCAGATGCATGAGGCAGTGGCCCGCCTGCGCCGCGCGCTGTAA
- the livH gene encoding high-affinity branched-chain amino acid ABC transporter permease LivH, protein MSEQFLYFLQQMFNGVTLGSTYALIAIGYTMVYGIIGMINFAHGEVYMIGSYVSFIVIAALMMMGIDTSWLLISVAFIAAVVISSAYGWSIERVAYKPVRSSKRLIALISAIGMSIFLQNYVSLTQGSRDVALPSLIHGQWVLGESNGFAATLSAMQLTIWIVTFLAMLALTLFIRYSRMGRACRACAEDLKMASLLGISTDRVISLTFVIGAVMAAVAGVLLGQFYGVINPYIGFMAGMKAFTAAVLGGIGSIPGAMIGGLILGIAESLTSAYLSTEYKDVVSFALLIGVLLVMPTGILGRPEVEKV, encoded by the coding sequence ATGTCCGAGCAGTTCCTCTATTTCCTTCAGCAAATGTTCAACGGCGTGACGTTGGGCAGCACTTACGCGCTGATTGCGATTGGTTACACCATGGTTTACGGCATTATCGGCATGATTAACTTCGCCCACGGCGAGGTGTACATGATCGGTAGTTATGTCTCTTTCATCGTGATTGCCGCGTTGATGATGATGGGCATTGACACCAGTTGGTTGCTGATAAGCGTGGCGTTTATTGCCGCTGTGGTGATTTCCAGCGCTTATGGCTGGAGCATCGAACGCGTGGCCTATAAACCGGTGCGCAGCTCTAAGCGACTGATCGCGTTGATTTCCGCCATTGGTATGTCGATTTTCCTGCAAAACTACGTCAGCCTGACGCAGGGGTCGCGCGATGTGGCGCTGCCAAGCCTGATTCACGGCCAGTGGGTGTTGGGTGAAAGCAACGGCTTTGCTGCCACGCTCTCTGCCATGCAGCTCACTATCTGGATTGTCACCTTCCTGGCGATGCTGGCGCTGACGCTGTTCATCCGTTATTCCCGTATGGGCCGCGCCTGTCGCGCCTGTGCGGAAGACCTGAAAATGGCCAGCCTGCTCGGTATCAGTACCGATCGCGTTATTTCGCTGACCTTCGTTATCGGCGCGGTCATGGCAGCGGTAGCCGGGGTGCTGTTAGGTCAGTTCTATGGCGTGATTAACCCCTACATCGGTTTTATGGCCGGGATGAAAGCGTTTACCGCCGCGGTACTGGGCGGCATCGGCAGTATTCCGGGGGCGATGATCGGCGGTTTGATTCTGGGGATTGCCGAGTCGCTGACGTCTGCCTACCTCAGCACGGAATATAAAGATGTGGTCTCCTTCGCGTTACTGATTGGCGTGCTGTTAGTGATGCCGACCGGGATTCTGGGCCGACCGGAGGTGGAGAAGGTATGA